From Bacilli bacterium PM5-9:
ACTGGTTATTTAAAAGATGTTTATTTTTATGAAAGTTGGCTTCACAACTCTATTATTTTTTGGAATGAGTTCTTAAAAGATAAAGATAATAGCATTCAAATATATATTGAAAATGTCTTTGAGGATGAATATCAATATCTTAAAGATTTAGTAACTACTATTAATAATCCAATCTTTAATATTTGTTTAGATTTAGGACATGCTAATATAAGAAGCAAGAGTAGTTTAAATGAATGGATTGTTGAATTAAAAGATTATATCAAACACTTTCACATTCATAATAACGATGGAATTGATGACAAACATCAATCAATTCTTAATGGTGAAATTGGATATGAAAAAGTCTTTGATTTAATAAAAGAATTAGATATTGATGCATCAATTAGTTTAGAAATGAGTAATCAAAAAGACATTATTGAAAGTATTAATTTTTTAAATAATCATTAAAAATTACAAAACCCCTATGTTATAAGTGATATTTTTATAAAGTATCATCTAATCATAAGGGTTTTTATTAATTATCATTTTCTTCTTGTAATTTATTAAATAAATCACTAGCAATTTCTTCAGGTAAAACTTCTTTTATTTCATCAAGGCTTGCCTCTTTCATTTTCTTAAATGATTCAAAGTGTTTTAAAAGTTTTTTCTTTCTTACTTCACCAATACCATTTACATCATCAAGAACAGAAGAAAACATTGACTTTGAACGAAGTTTACGATGATAAGTTATTGCATATCGATGAACTTCA
This genomic window contains:
- a CDS encoding sugar phosphate isomerase/epimerase (product_source=COG1082; cath_funfam=3.20.20.150; cog=COG1082; pfam=PF01261; superfamily=51658); this translates as MNLNISQLIEEDEYTKIIDKYNVGLELIDFSIADVLDNPSEHIKKYQAPLYDKVSFGIHGPFFDLIPATFDSLIKEVTLKRFNQVYKIAQGLNAEYIVFHTGYLKDVYFYESWLHNSIIFWNEFLKDKDNSIQIYIENVFEDEYQYLKDLVTTINNPIFNICLDLGHANIRSKSSLNEWIVELKDYIKHFHIHNNDGIDDKHQSILNGEIGYEKVFDLIKELDIDASISLEMSNQKDIIESINFLNNH